In the Scylla paramamosain isolate STU-SP2022 chromosome 21, ASM3559412v1, whole genome shotgun sequence genome, tcttccttcctgttgTAGAATTCCACAACTTGAGTTCACCATCATGACCAAATGTAAGAAGCCAAAGACCATCATGGGTATAACAGAAGGACACCACTTGGCTCTTGTGTGCTTGGGGGatcctcttaattttcttgGTTTTTCTGAAGATCTCTCCAGCATGGTTACTTGCATCAAGGGCCATAATAAAGGGTTGACTAGCTCGTACATCCCACATCCTAACTGTACGGTCACAGCCACTGGAAGTGAGGAAGTGCTGAACTCGTGGAGACCACTGTGTGGTTCGCACAGCCCCATCATGGCCCCTCAAGCGGTGGGTAGATGTCCCTGTACGTAGATCACACAGGATCACCTCCCCTGCAATGATACCATCTTTGTACTTCTACATGTACTCTGACTGTTAGATGTGTTACCTAATATTTTTACATtaagttgtatttttttgtaatctttgcAAGaagtttaatatatattttacacCTCATAGTATTTTTGGTAGCACTGTCATGTAGAAATTTTAATTCAGAGTTCTGTTAAGACAGATAAGGGATTATTGAATCTTTTGGTCATAAGCAAACATTAACCCATAAAGGACTGGAGGCAGTTATAGCAACTTTACTAGGTGAGGACCAGAGGCAGTTATAACTGCTTTGTGATTTTATGCTAAATTTAACTACTTTCTGTCAATTCTTGCAGTTCAGTCATTGGTAAAACTGCCTGCAAGCTAGTAAGGCTAATCTCTCAGTCTCAACCCCGCTCTCGCCATGGCCACCCACAGTGAGAGTGATTCTGATGAGTTTGATTCCCTGCTTAAGCAGGGAATGCAGATGCACTGActggaagtgaaaagaaaaaaaattatgaactcAGCATTCTTTAAGAGGAGACACATCAAACTTACCACTGTCCCCTGCTACAGCCAGCAGGGAGTGCTTGGTGGCCACAGGAGACATTTGGTGGTGATGAATGTGGCAGTCAATATCAAATTGATCCACTACCTTCATGCGGTTTGGATCCCAGATCTTTATCTTCTTGTCTCGGCTAGAGGTGCTGAACAGTCCTGCATCAGCTGGATACCACTGAACACATTCAACCTGTAAGTTTTGACCATCATTCAGATATGAATAACACGTTCCAATTATCTCACACTCTTTTTTAAAAGAAGAAATTTGTATTGCACAGGGATTAATATGCAAAATACTCATCTaacttctatcttttttttcttttatgtaaaaagaagatgagccaagggcaacaaaaaacttATAAAAAGGGCCCACCAGAGTGCCAGTCCATAAAGACAAGTCAAAAGGACTGTGACTGAGGCTGTGATAAACTGATGAATTTCATTACCTCTAAAACTTAATTGATCAATTCATTAACCAACACAACTAACTCCCCAGACAtgtcacctctcttcctcaataacacctaacaccttcctctaccacagcaagaacaagattaaaaaaatagtgTGTACACTTGGGAATTGAATTGATTAAATTTGTTGAGGATCTACCTGTGGTAGGAAGGATACAGCCTTCTACTGAATTCCCTGTGTatcatgaaagaaaattaaaaagaacagaGCAAAAAAGTAAGCACCTATGAAAACCTGAAAGTATTACTGATGAATAGCAACAGCTCTTGTCACATTATTGATAAATCCTTACCTGGTACTTGTGTGTACCCCTCTGGCCTCCCTTGATTGAGCCCACCTCCCCATAGATACAGCCTTCCTTCACAACACTTGTGTCATAAATGGCCACACCTCCATCACTGAGTCCACACAGTAAATATTTGTAGTCAACACATTCCAAATCTGCATATGTCACATAGGAGGTGGCAACCTGGAGTAAATTAGTTTAAGGTTAATTGTCAGTTTGATTAAATTATTTTAAAAATTAGTTACCGATTAAGAAATGTTCAAGGGAAGTAATTATACTGGaatacatatttttcatccAGCTATAATAAGCAAATATAAAGGACCTGAGCTACATTCATGTAGTTTTGCTTctgtatctatatttatccaatGTTTCTCGAGTTATGTATTCATCTCCTATCACTCTTTCTAGTCCAGCCCAAATATCTATACCTCTAGGGGGAAGCTTATGCCCTCTCAAGTATCCAATTTCTTTGTCTCTACAATACCTTAAGCAATCTATCTTTTCAATTAAGTTACCATTCAttctcaatttctttctttcacatacCAATCTTTTCAGTGTCATCTCAGTCTCCTTTCAATCAATACATGGGGCAGTATCAtttgaaaacaaagagaaaaagtagaGTATatcaaatggaaaaataaaaatccacaaTGAATCCTAATTTATGaattttaagtaaaaaaaaataataagtaactaGTTTGTATGTAATTATACTttgttatttgctttttttttcacttaaacaatttagttattattttataCACTAACCTAAaattctttcttacttcctggGTCTTCTCATAACCAATTTCAACTTCTTGCCATATGCATGGAGTAATTGGAGAGACCTAAtgattatctttcttttatgtctATATCTAGagctgttcttttcctttcaatctATCCTATCATTGTCTATCAGTGTTTTAAGTTTTCCTTCTTCAGCCATCCCCATGTATCAAAGAATTTCTGTCATTTTAAATCCTGTTTCCTATTGACTGCCAAGAAAAGGGAACaaagtgcatgaaaaacactggaGCTCAAATGTCAGTTATTAGGATGAAAGTGTCAGTGATAATACCTTTATGTAATGATTCTTTATATATCATTGCCACAAATAATTTTTTATCCCATTATATGATTTTATAAGTTTTCTTTCCTCAGTCACCCTAACAACAATGAAAGCATTTGTAATAACCTGTTCCTTTTGATCCAGAGACACACTGGACATAACATGGCTAGTGGCAAGATAGCGCTGGATGGAGGATCTGTACTTTAGGCTGGACAGCTGGCCACAGCGAACCTTCTCTGTGCTTCTGACTGCCTCCATTCTGTCATTGTGGTGGCTCAGGAGTCCACTAAGATGCAGTTCTGGCAAACTTCGAGTCTTCTGGCTGAGCACATTTCCTGTATCATCTGTGGGAAAATATAGGTATTTCGTTAATTTATGTTCTAAGGGTGCAGAAGAGCAGATCACAGATTATATAAGTGGAAAGATGCATGTACAATAATGAAGCTAACACAAAAATTTTTGGtagaacacaaataaaactatgatcagacaatagaaaaaaatagtagaactAAGACTGGCTGAAGTTATGATGAACTTATTGATAAGTTTGTCTGCATGTACTGACAACACCCGACATTCCCAAAAAGATGTTGTtatttccttcaactttcctgCTGGATATAAGGATCAGTCACAAAACatctattttattcttttacagGAGTTACAAATCAGACTCGGAATAAATTATGCTATCTCTAACTTTCATAGATATCTCTGGTTATGTGAGGCTCTTTAAGGGGAGGGGTCAAGGGGTGGCCAAAGCCCCACTATttagattaggtaatgttatgttaagttagtgTCCTTaatggtgttaggttaggtaatatttGCTTAGGACAGTGTTCAGAGTGGGGGACAAGCTCCCTCAGTTGGATAATTTTAGCTAGAATTATCcagttttcaaaatatggtGTCTCATCCTTAAACTTTTCATGAATGTCCAAATTTTGCATGATTTGGCTTCCCCCACTCTAAAACCCCACTTTTCGACTAGATCCCGAAGCTTattgaggagagaggaggaaaagataggaaGTATTGTGTTAAACTGCAATTTTACCATTTAGGATAGTGTAACAGGGGGTAATGGGGGACAGAGCTCCCCAGTTAGAAAGGTAAGTGACTTCAAAAGGATGGGATAGCGGAACGGGGTGTATGTAGGGCAAATATTCCCTGTTCATTGACTATTTTGAAGAATATCCTCAAAGTGGTTTTCTCCTTAGACTTTCAAAATTTGGCCTATTTTAGTCTCTCCCATCCTAAAACTCCGCTTTCCCATCAGATCCCAAGCTTGTTTGTCCTTTTCACGAGCAAcagatatgtatatatatatatatatatatatatatatatatatatatatatatatatatatatatatatatatatatatatatatatatatatatatatatatattttttttttttttttttatgtaggaaggacactggccaagggcaacaaaaatccaataaaagaatatgcccactgaaatgccagtcccataaaagggtcaaagcagtggtcaaaaaatgatgaataagtgtatatatatatatatatatatatatatatatatatatatatatatatatatatatatatatatatatatatatatatatatatatatatatatatatatatatatatagacccactgaggtgccagtcccccgAGTCAAAAGCGgttagaattttgagtgaagggtatgtgtgcatgtagttttgtgtgaaggaagttaTTTTTGGAGTTGTTCAGGAGAAGGGTGGCATTATAGTACATAAAGAGCCGCTATTGGTAAGATTTACCGCTGACCTGATTGGTATGAAGGCCTTGGGCTTGATATGTGTAAGTTACATCATATTAAGCCTTATCGTTTGCCCGCTGAAACTTGGAGCTGATGATTACAATGATTGTTGTTTACACTCATGCGGACCACCGAGTGTGCATAAACCATTGCTTTCAgggaaatgtatatatattttcagtattcTTGAATATTCTGAAAATGATTCCTTGAAACCATAAATCCTACAAAATCACTGACTGTGTTACTTTTCAATATACTAGCGAAAAATTCCAACGCGAGTGAGTTTGCAAGAAGTTTAATGAGAGCATGTTCCCAGCATTCTCCAGTGGAGACTTGATTAAAAGTAGTCAATgtgatttaatgttttattacttttgttagCTTTATTGTACCGTGTAAATATGCATTGTGCTTTAGAAGAGAATATATTAAATTTATATTGCACATTTTAGTaggtgtttctttgtgttgcaTACGCAATAGGTCAAGTTGGTATGCAATGGTTCGACTGGGTTATGGGCCGAGTTGACAATGGGCCGAGTTGACAATGGGCCGAATTGATCAGCATCCTGAGAGGCAATAATAAATCTAATGTATCTAGATAGCATCAACGtgtgcttgtttttttgttttttttttgtcagggaTTATGTGGGCCAATGAACACCCTGTGAGCCGAGGTAAGAGTGAGCCGAGACGGAGCGTGCCTGGCTCAGCTCAGCTGGCCGCCGTACCCAACTCCATCAGCCCGTCaattagcagcagcatcaccatcagGCTATTGTGTGTATTGTAGCCATGGCTGGCTCACTACTAAGGCGAGAGTACTACCGGGTGCTGAGGAGAGTGCTGTTGCCCTCCACCAGACATGTAAGGCTGGATTGTGTGTGTCAGTGCTGGTAGAGTGCTATGTGGTGCACCGTGTTGCACCGGCAGGTGGAGGCGAGGGTGCAGCAGGCAGTGCCGGCATACGCAGTGCATTGTGCCAGTGTGGGAGAGGATAAGATAGATATGTAATAACATCTAGGTGCCACAGGTTTACCATGGCACTCATGCATAACCTTACAATTCGAGGCTGAGTACACGCCTACTTCACCTGCTTGGCCAGCCATTGTGTGACGCCCGTTGTGTTCAGGATGGGGTGAAGGGTAGGCCAAGAGATAAGTTTTGGATGTAATTGTGATTACTGTTAGGGGGAGTTGTACttatgaatgtatatatatctttatgACAATTGTGACAGCTATGCCAATATTACAAAATTGGAATTGCATTGATATTATTACtgatgttgataatgttgcATTCAAGACCAATATATCTTATACTACTAAGACAAACATAACTAAATGACTATAAGCAtcagtaaaggaaaacaaataaaagttgTGTAACTGTAACATACATTATACAAATAATCAGCATATTCACATTACACACAGCTGAGCATACCAAACATACCATGTTAATACTGACACTTTGCAAATATTCATACATTCTTTGAACTCTGTAGAGCTGGAAGAAGCTCCCTCTGTATGGTACAGTAGATACATTCCCTCAAAAGTACATGCTCACTCTTCATCACAccttcaaaaaagaaaaaaggtgaaaagaatttgaatcttgatttttatttgattatggggatatgttccttacttaaaagAAGAACTATTGTACACATCTAAAATATTGTTTTGAGTTCTTAGGAGTTGTGTGTAGATAATAactatatttcacttttaaagAAATTAGTActctaaaaaaaactttatccATCGATATCTACTATTTATATCAGTATTCTTCTACTCTTCATGATTTAGTCATCTGTAATCTTGTAGGAAAATTTTTAATTGCAAAAATGTTAGATTTTTCTACAGGTCCAgaccttaattaaaaaaatgatttatttatttatttttttagctaataataaggatatattcCTTATTTATAGAAGAACCATTCTACATCTCTAAAATATTCCCTTGAATTTTTAGGAGTGGTGGGGTAGATGTTAACCATATTTCATTCTTAAAAGAAATTTACAAAGCATAAAGAAACTTTtcaattgatatatatatatatatatatatatatatatatatatatatatatatatatatatatatatatatatatatatatatatatatatatataatgtgtgtgtgtgtgtgtgtatgtatgtatgtagtttttatatcaatattcatCTACTAATTTACATTACTTAACATTGTgtaattctgaaaaaaaaaatcatcacaaaatttcttttagtatttttacaGGTCTGTGGACCTTAATGTACATACCAACAGTTACACCATACTAGCCAACTCAACATTGTGTGTGATATGAATTTCCTGCTTCCCAGCATATTACAAATTAGAACCATATTCATTTGAAGAGATGATGCCACTATTGTTTTCACTGACACTAAGATAAATAGTATATTCATAGTAGTATGAGTTGTAAGATAAGATAGAACAGTGATTAATTCCTTCATTTTACAGGGGCCACCCACTTTTTTGCTGGCTGGTGTGAAGCACTGCTCTATCTACACCACTGACCCCATCAACCATAAGGAGCCCACCTTCAACAAGATCCTTGTTGCCAATCGTGGGGAAATTGCATGTCGTGTAATGAAGACAGCAAGGGAGATGGGAATAAAAACTGTTGCCATTCACTCTGATGTTGACTCTAATGCTGTGAGTTAACCATCCAATGTAGGCACTCTAAATCACTTGAAGTAAACCATCCATCTTGGCTACTGTAAACTTTTCTTCCAGCTTAAATGTGAAGAATGCAGTTCAAGAAAACTTTGAGTTACTGCATTGCTGTCTTTTATTTGgatcatgattttcttttttttcttttcttttttattcatcataAAGGATGTGAGTGTAGCCTACTTTTTTgggaaattatagaaaagaggGATTTTTAGAAGTTAAGCTCAATGATGAGTTCTTATTTTTAGTTACTCTAACTTTTCTAGCAACAAAGCATGGTTCTTGTGGCAGTGGGAACAGATTTTGATATAAATTACTTAATTTTGGGGGATTCATGTCAGTTATACATGTACTGTAGaattacatacaaacacatatgTATCCTCAGATACTTTAATCTCTATCTTTACCCTTTCCTTCAGCCCCATGTGAAGCTTGCAGATGAAGCAGTGTGTGTTGGCACTGCACTGGCCAGTGACTCTTATCTGCGCATGGACAAAATCATTGAAGCCATTAAGCACACAGGTGCCCAGGTGAGGCAGATGGTAGATTCATAATGCAGTGATTAATTGCATGTCAGTTAAACCCCtactaaattaaataaaaaaagagaaaattgtaTGTGACAtgctgttttttgttgttcagTAACAAAAGTGGAGAAATTATATTTTGAGGAAAGCAGTCCAAACATTTCAAAAGATAAAATCAACTTTGCTAAATTACCCCAGGTACATACAGCAAAATCACGTTTTGGAAATATCACCACCATTTGTTTTTGCCACATtcagaaataacagaaaatataaaaatagagagCAGTTTGCAATACCTTTTGAATTGTGGATCATCTGTAATTAATGCAGGTGCCTCAGTGCTTTCATGATCCCCATTGTTGTAAACCATTGTGGGGATGATTATAAATTTTAGTAATCTCTTCAGGCAGTGCATCCTGGTTACGGCTTCTTGAGCGAGAATGCTGAGTTTGTGCAGAAGCTGGAAGATCTAGGAGTGGCTTTCATTGGACCCAATGCTGCAGCCATTGTTGGAATGGGAGACAAACTGGAATCGAAGAGACTGGCAATGGCTGCTGGTGTAAACACTATACCAGGTGCtgctttacatttttcttttcagggACTTGGAGAGGTGCTTAATtcacatttattaattttcccaCTGTTTAACTGATGATCAAAAGTTGAATGGCCTTCTGCACTCTCTTCCTGTGGGGTATGTTTTCTTCTAGTCTTATGTCCTCTTGATCTGCCAACAATTTCCTTACAAAGCCTACCATTCAGTAGACTCAGCAAATCAAAGGACTTAAAATTGAGAAAACACAAAGTATAGTGGAAGTGAATGAGATATATTACTTGACTACTGACTACAAGTGTACTTGAAGAAAACTTGTTATACATCTTGTAAACTCAATGAATGATTATATACTGAAATATTTTAGCATGCACCTTCCATCAGATCTAGAAGCCTTACATATACTTAATTTTTCTCACCAGTTAGTGTTGTTTTGCACTCTTGTGCTATTGAAACACCTCACTCTCTTGTCCAATCTTGTTTACCATGTCTCTGTGCTGTACATCACtaatttcaatattttattAGGTTCATTAAATTTGCAAGCATGCTATTATCTTGTATATTCTCTATAGCAGTAACACCTGCTCATAAATCCAACATGTTTGTTTTACCCTTTTGCCCATTTCTCTTGTAGtcatctttgttattttctcacTCAGCTTTCTTGTATTAGTTCTTCTGTTCTGAACTTGTACAGTTTTATAATCATATTTGCTGTTCTTAACATGTATTGCTTTTCTAACACTCACATTCATGTTCAGGTTTTGATGGAATAGTGAAGGATGCAGAGGACTGTGTGCGTATCAGTCGTGACATTGGATACCCTGTGATGATCAAGGCTTcagctggaggtggtggtaagggTATGAGAATTGCCTGGAATGATGATGAGGCACGCGAGGGATTCAAACTATCTAGTATGGAGGCTGCATCAAGCTTTGGTGATGACCGTATTCTGGTGGAGAAGTTTGTCGACAATCCAAGGCACATTGAAATACAGGTAAGATATAGTAGCTGGAATCAAAGATTTTCACCTTATCAACTTTCcattaactgactgtcttcagtgtTTCACACTGCCACAGTGTTGGACCTCTTGCTCTCTGAATACCTTTGCTTAACTAATGAGTGATGAATAAGTCTTCTGGAGCATGACCATGGGATGAAATAAAGCAAGGTCATAAGACCAGTACACATGAGAAGAccagaaaataggaagagataCAACAGTGCAGTAGAATTTGAGAGATTGAAAGCATTTGgttaaaagaaaggagaattgtTGAGATGTAAAGCTTAGTGTTCTGGTTTCTTGTTGGAAAAGAGTTCTATAGATATAGACAAAACTCTTGTACAAGTTTTATTTGGgataacaagaagaataaacCAAACAACATAAGATAACCATATTTGTGAGAGTTGATTTAGCAGTAGATGATATATGAAATCTGTGGTGATAGAATGAGTGGAATGAATATATTAAGATGATTTGACTATATTGGAATGTTGCTGAGATTGTCAGAGAAGAGACTGAAAGGAAGGTCACTTGAATGGTGCAAGGATAAGGTAAAGGAGAA is a window encoding:
- the LOC135111096 gene encoding DNA excision repair protein ERCC-8-like codes for the protein MEAVRSTEKVRCGQLSSLKYRSSIQRYLATSHVMSSVSLDQKEQVATSYVTYADLECVDYKYLLCGLSDGGVAIYDTSVVKEGCIYGEVGSIKGGQRGTHKYQVECVQWYPADAGLFSTSSRDKKIKIWDPNRMKVVDQFDIDCHIHHHQMSPVATKHSLLAVAGDSGEVILCDLRTGTSTHRLRGHDGAVRTTQWSPRVQHFLTSSGCDRTVRMWDVRASQPFIMALDASNHAGEIFRKTKKIKRIPQAHKSQVVSFCYTHDGLWLLTFGHDGELKLWNSTTGRKMDVNYGEMFTDTRRNLRMAVTPSMYPDLVFLPCKSKVLVLEILTGRLVNVMSGHFSTVFGALYNPSSMNLYTFGNDRNFITWTPKVFDVNELEEEDENRTLGLLELPKRQRVTQDNWSSDED